From Streptomyces sp. NBC_01460, a single genomic window includes:
- a CDS encoding MerR family transcriptional regulator, with protein sequence MRIGELSRRSGVPVPTIKYYVREGLLPAGELTSPNQARYGDGHERRLRLIRALLDVGGLSLSAIADVLRTIDDPGQPVHEVLGAAANRITSAEAAEPGEAGPESTEAREEVAALLARRGWRVSEDNPAARSLAGVLTALHRAGHGGFAELLDVYADAAEPVAHADLDYVRRRVAREDLVESVVVGTVLGEAMFGALRRLAHVEASAGVFGETGGAEEGRAAG encoded by the coding sequence GTGCGCATCGGTGAATTGAGCCGGCGGTCCGGGGTTCCGGTACCGACGATCAAGTACTACGTACGAGAGGGGCTGCTGCCCGCGGGCGAGCTGACCAGCCCGAACCAGGCGCGGTACGGGGACGGCCACGAGCGCAGGCTGCGGCTGATCAGGGCCCTCCTGGACGTCGGAGGGCTCTCCCTGTCCGCGATCGCGGACGTCCTGAGGACGATCGACGACCCCGGGCAGCCGGTGCACGAGGTGCTCGGCGCGGCGGCCAACCGCATCACGTCCGCGGAGGCCGCGGAGCCGGGGGAGGCGGGGCCCGAGTCGACCGAGGCGCGCGAGGAGGTCGCCGCGCTGCTGGCGCGACGTGGCTGGCGGGTGAGCGAGGACAACCCGGCGGCACGGTCCCTGGCGGGTGTGCTGACCGCGCTGCACCGGGCGGGCCACGGCGGATTCGCCGAGCTGCTCGACGTCTACGCGGACGCGGCGGAGCCCGTCGCCCACGCGGACCTCGACTACGTCCGGCGGCGGGTGGCCCGCGAGGACCTGGTCGAGAGCGTCGTCGTCGGCACGGTGCTCGGGGAGGCCATGTTCGGCGCCCTGCGGCGGCTCGCGCATGTGGAGGCCTCGGCCGGCGTGTTCGGGGAGACGGGCGGGGCGGAGGAGGGCCGGGCGGCGGGGTGA
- a CDS encoding SRPBCC family protein, which yields MSTVEETIDIAVPVSTAYNQWTQFKSFPRFMTAVRSVEQIRPNLTRWVIGSGPLRYEFDAEIVEQVPDSLVAWRSLGRRFSHRGEVSFHPTAPGRTSVSVRIGVRPHGVTDLLAYAPGLTRRTVRAELGHFKEFIEGLGQEGGAWRGTIRDGHVRPLEAEPVRSRVPHWPVG from the coding sequence ATGAGCACCGTTGAAGAGACGATCGACATAGCCGTCCCGGTCAGTACCGCCTACAACCAGTGGACGCAGTTCAAGAGCTTCCCCCGGTTCATGACCGCCGTGAGGAGCGTCGAACAGATCCGCCCCAATCTCACCCGCTGGGTGATCGGCTCGGGGCCGCTGCGGTACGAGTTCGACGCGGAGATCGTGGAGCAGGTGCCCGACTCCCTCGTGGCGTGGCGGAGCCTCGGCCGGCGTTTCAGCCACCGCGGCGAGGTGTCGTTCCACCCGACCGCTCCGGGCCGCACCTCGGTCTCCGTACGGATCGGTGTCAGGCCGCACGGCGTGACGGACCTCCTCGCCTACGCCCCCGGGCTCACGCGCCGTACGGTCCGGGCCGAACTCGGCCACTTCAAGGAGTTCATCGAGGGCCTGGGACAGGAGGGCGGGGCCTGGCGCGGGACCATCCGCGACGGCCACGTCAGACCCCTGGAGGCGGAACCGGTCAGGAGCCGGGTCCCGCACTGGCCGGTCGGCTGA
- a CDS encoding FdhF/YdeP family oxidoreductase: MKKAPREEPDERLTVTPPKEWAAGVPAVTHALEYSLGETSVRRTGLTLLSMNQVGGIDCPGCAWADPSPGHRHLNEYCENGAKHINDEATSRRVTDDFFRRHTVSELGRRSDLWLNQQGRLTEPMVKRPDSDHYEPISWHDALGLLADELKALDSPDEAVFYTSGRVSNEAAFLLQLFARAFGTNNLPDCSNMCHESSGFALHETLGTGKGTVSLEDIHHADLILVVGQNPGTNHPRQLSALEEAKGNGARIIAVNALPEAGLLRFKNPQEARGVVGRGVQIADQFLQIRSGGDLALFQGLNRLLLEAEDARPGSVLDQEFIRSDTSGFEEFSRHARTVAWDDVLAATGLTRAEIEKVRDEVLRSERVIVCWAMGVTQQKHGVPTIREIVNFLLLRGNLGRAGAGACPVRGHSNVQGDRTMGVWEQMPDSFLDSLRDEFGFEPPRAHGLDSVNAIRAMREDRIKVFVGVAGNFVRAAPDSDVTEDAMRRCGLTVHVSTKLNRSHTVCGRTALILPTLGRTERDIQATGEQFVTVENSMSEVHSSHGRLEPASKVLLSEVAILCRLAVRTLDGSTGIPWAEFEADYGTIRNRIARVVPGLHDFNRRVARPGGIRLPNPVNEGVYATATGKAMFTCNAWEMLVAPEGHLVLQSLRSHDQWNTVPYTDNDRYRGIHGSRRVVLVNPQDVTRLGLAAGQNVDLVSVWAGGADRRAENFTVVPYPTAPGCAAAYYPETNVLLPLDSVAESSNQPTAKGMIVRLEPAGEGAGVIR, from the coding sequence ATGAAGAAGGCCCCGCGCGAAGAGCCGGACGAACGACTGACCGTGACTCCCCCCAAGGAGTGGGCGGCGGGCGTGCCCGCCGTGACCCACGCCCTGGAGTACTCCCTCGGGGAGACCTCGGTCCGGCGGACCGGGCTGACGCTGCTCTCCATGAACCAGGTGGGCGGGATCGACTGCCCCGGGTGCGCCTGGGCGGATCCGTCCCCCGGGCACCGGCACCTCAACGAGTACTGCGAGAACGGCGCCAAGCACATCAACGACGAGGCGACGTCGCGGCGCGTCACGGACGACTTCTTCCGCCGGCACACCGTCTCCGAGCTGGGCCGGCGCTCCGACCTGTGGCTCAACCAGCAGGGCAGGCTGACCGAGCCGATGGTCAAGCGGCCCGACTCGGACCACTACGAGCCGATCAGCTGGCACGACGCCCTGGGGCTGCTGGCCGACGAGCTGAAGGCGCTGGACTCGCCGGACGAGGCGGTCTTCTACACGTCGGGCCGGGTCAGCAACGAGGCCGCCTTCCTCCTGCAGCTCTTCGCCCGGGCCTTCGGCACCAACAACCTGCCCGACTGCAGCAACATGTGCCACGAGTCCAGCGGGTTCGCCCTCCACGAGACCCTGGGCACCGGCAAGGGCACGGTGAGCCTGGAGGACATCCACCACGCCGACCTGATCCTCGTGGTGGGCCAGAACCCCGGAACCAACCACCCGCGTCAGCTCTCGGCGCTGGAGGAGGCCAAGGGCAACGGCGCCCGCATCATCGCGGTGAACGCCCTGCCGGAGGCGGGCCTCCTGCGGTTCAAGAACCCCCAGGAGGCGCGCGGGGTCGTCGGGCGCGGTGTCCAGATCGCCGACCAGTTCCTCCAGATCCGCAGCGGTGGCGACCTCGCGCTGTTCCAGGGCCTGAACCGGCTGCTGCTGGAGGCCGAGGACGCGCGGCCCGGCAGCGTCCTCGACCAGGAGTTCATCCGCTCCGACACCAGTGGTTTCGAGGAGTTCTCCCGCCACGCCCGGACCGTCGCGTGGGACGACGTCCTCGCCGCGACGGGGCTGACCCGCGCGGAGATCGAGAAGGTGAGGGACGAGGTCCTGCGCAGCGAGCGCGTCATCGTCTGCTGGGCGATGGGGGTGACGCAGCAGAAGCACGGGGTCCCCACGATCCGGGAGATCGTCAACTTCCTGCTGCTGCGCGGCAACCTGGGCAGGGCCGGAGCGGGAGCGTGTCCCGTGCGTGGGCACAGCAACGTCCAGGGCGACCGGACGATGGGCGTCTGGGAGCAGATGCCCGACTCCTTCCTCGACTCCCTGCGTGACGAGTTCGGCTTCGAGCCGCCGCGCGCCCACGGGCTCGACTCGGTGAACGCGATCCGGGCGATGCGCGAGGACCGGATCAAGGTGTTCGTCGGCGTCGCGGGCAACTTCGTGCGGGCCGCCCCGGACAGCGACGTCACCGAGGACGCCATGCGGCGGTGCGGTCTCACCGTGCACGTCTCCACCAAGCTCAACAGGTCCCACACCGTGTGCGGCCGGACCGCGCTGATCCTCCCGACCCTGGGCCGCACCGAACGGGACATCCAGGCGACGGGCGAACAGTTCGTCACCGTGGAGAACTCGATGAGCGAGGTGCACAGCTCCCACGGGCGTCTGGAGCCGGCGTCCAAGGTCCTGCTCAGCGAGGTCGCCATCCTGTGCCGGCTCGCCGTCCGGACCCTCGACGGCAGCACGGGAATCCCCTGGGCGGAGTTCGAGGCGGACTACGGCACCATCCGGAACCGGATCGCCCGCGTCGTGCCCGGGCTGCACGACTTCAACCGCCGGGTGGCCCGCCCCGGTGGCATCAGACTGCCCAACCCCGTCAACGAGGGCGTCTACGCCACCGCCACGGGCAAGGCCATGTTCACCTGCAACGCCTGGGAGATGCTGGTCGCCCCCGAGGGGCACCTGGTGTTGCAGAGCCTGCGTTCCCACGATCAGTGGAACACCGTCCCGTACACGGACAACGACCGCTACCGGGGCATCCACGGGAGCCGCCGGGTGGTCCTGGTGAACCCGCAGGACGTGACCCGGCTCGGACTGGCGGCGGGCCAGAACGTCGACCTGGTGAGTGTGTGGGCGGGCGGCGCGGACCGCCGCGCGGAGAACTTCACGGTGGTGCCCTACCCGACGGCCCCCGGCTGCGCCGCCGCCTACTACCCCGAGACCAACGTCCTGCTGCCGCTGGACAGCGTCGCCGAGTCCAGCAATCAGCCGACCGCCAAGGGCATGATCGTCCGGCTGGAGCCCGCCGGGGAGGGCGCGGGCGTCATCCGGTGA
- a CDS encoding anti-sigma factor, with protein sequence MSTAELHTLTGAYALHALPEDERLAFERHLGACEACGQEVRELSATAARLGLAVSATPPPALRDRVLRDITTVRQVPPPHGRGSRSGASPGRTGRWSRYALAACLAAAAAFGGVAVWQNQVAQDARQETAQAQRHNEQVARVLTAPDATTSAADLGDGARGTVVVSQNVDRAVFLASDMAPPPGGKVYQLWFDDGGTMRSAGLMNPSATDDAVLLDGPVGSASGMGITVEPAGGSDEPTSDPVALVAFQDA encoded by the coding sequence ATGAGCACGGCCGAACTTCACACGCTGACCGGGGCCTACGCCCTGCACGCCCTGCCGGAGGACGAGCGCCTCGCGTTCGAACGGCATCTGGGTGCCTGCGAGGCGTGCGGCCAGGAGGTACGGGAGCTGTCCGCCACCGCCGCCCGGCTCGGGCTCGCCGTGTCCGCCACTCCGCCGCCGGCGCTCCGGGACCGGGTGCTGCGGGACATCACGACCGTACGGCAGGTGCCGCCGCCCCACGGTCGGGGCTCCCGCTCAGGGGCCTCCCCCGGCCGGACCGGCCGGTGGTCGCGCTACGCGCTCGCCGCGTGCCTCGCCGCCGCTGCCGCCTTCGGCGGGGTGGCCGTGTGGCAGAACCAGGTCGCGCAGGACGCCCGGCAGGAGACCGCACAGGCTCAGCGGCACAACGAGCAGGTGGCGCGCGTGCTGACCGCCCCCGACGCCACGACCAGCGCGGCGGATCTCGGGGACGGCGCCCGGGGCACGGTGGTGGTCTCGCAGAACGTGGACCGTGCGGTGTTCCTGGCATCGGACATGGCGCCGCCGCCGGGCGGCAAGGTGTACCAGCTGTGGTTCGACGACGGGGGCACCATGCGCTCGGCCGGCCTCATGAATCCGTCGGCGACCGACGACGCGGTGCTGCTGGACGGGCCCGTGGGCAGCGCCTCCGGCATGGGCATCACCGTCGAGCCGGCGGGCGGATCCGACGAGCCGACCTCGGATCCGGTGGCCCTGGTGGCCTTCCAGGACGCCTGA
- a CDS encoding sigma-70 family RNA polymerase sigma factor, protein MREAVHISGVPSQGPGLEDLLVQVARGDQDAFTRVYDHVSGPVLGLVRSVLRDPAQSEEVAQEVLVEVWRTAPRYQPSRGSAMNWVLTLAHHRAVDRVRSAEATAAREHKAALLDRTPDFDEVSEQVESRLEREQVRRCLRTLSELQRESVTLAYYRGLTYREVGELLSVPLGTIKTRLRDGLIRLRDCLGVSA, encoded by the coding sequence GTGAGAGAAGCCGTACACATCAGTGGGGTCCCTTCGCAGGGCCCCGGCCTGGAGGATCTGCTCGTCCAGGTCGCCCGTGGCGACCAGGACGCCTTCACCCGGGTGTACGACCATGTCAGCGGGCCGGTCCTCGGCCTGGTCCGGAGCGTGCTCCGCGACCCGGCCCAGTCCGAGGAGGTGGCCCAGGAGGTCCTGGTCGAGGTGTGGCGCACCGCCCCCCGCTACCAGCCGTCCCGCGGCAGCGCCATGAACTGGGTGCTGACGCTCGCCCACCACCGCGCGGTGGACCGCGTCCGGTCCGCCGAGGCGACCGCGGCACGGGAGCACAAGGCCGCGCTCCTCGACCGCACCCCCGACTTCGACGAGGTGTCCGAGCAGGTCGAGAGCCGGCTGGAGAGGGAACAGGTCCGCCGCTGTCTGCGGACGCTCTCCGAACTCCAGCGGGAGTCGGTGACGCTTGCCTACTACCGCGGACTGACCTACCGGGAGGTCGGCGAGCTGCTGTCCGTACCACTGGGAACCATCAAGACCCGCCTGCGCGACGGACTCATCCGGCTGCGCGACTGCCTGGGGGTGAGCGCATGA
- a CDS encoding ABA4-like family protein: MTGALFEMTFMAAAPFWLLMILAPRWRPTLRLAASPLTVLPVLTLWAVMAAPVFPELWTAVSSPDIDTFRALTATANGAGAVWAQIIAWDLLLGQWMFLEARRLGLSPLVTGPLLVLTILLSPLGLLVLLVIRTAVGSRSRRAGTAHAGSGPPEGR; the protein is encoded by the coding sequence ATGACCGGAGCACTCTTCGAGATGACGTTCATGGCCGCCGCCCCGTTCTGGCTGCTCATGATCCTCGCACCGCGCTGGCGCCCCACGCTGCGTCTCGCCGCCTCCCCACTGACCGTCCTGCCGGTGCTCACCCTCTGGGCGGTGATGGCCGCGCCGGTGTTCCCCGAGCTGTGGACGGCGGTGAGCAGCCCCGACATCGATACCTTCCGTGCGCTGACGGCGACGGCGAACGGCGCCGGGGCGGTCTGGGCGCAGATCATCGCGTGGGATCTCCTGCTGGGTCAGTGGATGTTCCTGGAGGCCCGCAGGCTGGGGCTCTCCCCACTGGTGACGGGCCCCCTGCTGGTGCTGACGATCCTGCTCTCCCCGCTCGGGCTGCTGGTCCTGCTGGTCATCCGCACGGCCGTAGGATCCAGGTCCCGGAGGGCGGGGACCGCGCACGCGGGTTCCGGACCGCCGGAGGGCCGGTAG